From the genome of Cryptococcus neoformans var. neoformans B-3501A chromosome 1, whole genome shotgun sequence, one region includes:
- a CDS encoding hypothetical protein (HMMPfam hit to GTP_EFTU, Elongation factor Tu GTP binding domain, score: 171.8, E(): 1.4e-48; HMMPfam hit to GTP_EFTU_D2, Elongation factor Tu domain 2, score: 42.6, E(): 1.1e-09), with protein sequence MPVALTFCRCCRGLRYPHSVSSARPFSSSLVPFTDVSGSFRLPVRDWSRQTSGNGPKDEDRQGSKKGKGGMRRKKDDAERRITRIGESNKEYGVGSNVGGGHEAASKDAFTQGLSRWGLSTDERSKRKVGFGIKHPRPVYQPAELSDTQTDRSGRPHIQSSVASNMPLEEDGDDDAVPVKRSHGPKDRKGRSVSHSLLSRFRTDDQEPVIPFQKHHRRDRQNQVPQPVVPRKPKAPKPKIISSRQEKEVYIPRTISTGNLAKIFGVKLFPLQAKMMQLDMSEDQRRSDYLLNAEEACNIAIEYGYNPIVDDDASFDIYPDPDPVDGSEQPLRPPVITIMGHVDHGKTTLLDSLRHTSVAASEAGGITQHIGAFSVPLSSLLSQVDPSSAISTITFLDTPGHAAFTAMRARGASVTDIIVLVVAADDGVMPQTKEVIELAKSEGDKIGLVVAINKCDKPDVDVQKVKSALGAEGIFLEEDGGDIPSVRVSALKKTGLDALVETLSTLAEIRDLRARRDGKAEGYVLESRVDKGRGNVASVLITKGALRTGASIVAGHTWCRVRQMQDDKGKPLREALPGTPVFVTGWKDLPSAGDELLEAKSGEDEAKKAVGNRKRDEERKRLLDDVEQINAKRKDERQRLEAEAAAAADAVETGKDILVNVHNKKPEFKILNLLIKADVSGTVEAVVSSLEHIGNKEAGVKIIHTGVGEISESDVSLAEASGATIIGFNVTAPRAIQTIAKNTNVSLQLESVIYRLIDKVRSDVASLLPPTVEYSVKGEATVLQLFSINIKRKQTVTIAGCRVNNGVIDRTEGVRVLRGPERKVVYEGSIETLKHLKKDVQEVRKGMECGIALEGFVDIREGDEVVTFVKVEVPREL encoded by the exons ATGCCCGTGGCATTGACATTCTGTAGATGCTGCAGGGGGCTCCGATATCCACATTCTGTCTCTTCAGCCAGACCGTTCTCTAGTAGTCTGGTGCCATTCACTGATGTCTCCGGCAGCTTTAGACTTCCTGTACGAGATTGGTCCCGACAGACTTCTGGCAATGGGCCTAAAGATGAAGACCGCCAAGGAtcaaagaaagggaaagggggtatgaggagaaaaaaggacGATGCAGAGAGACGAATCA CACGTATCGGCGAATCAAACAAAGAATACGGAGTAGGAAGCAATGTTGGGGGAGGCCACGAGGCCGCTAGTAAAGACGCCTTTACGCAAGGTCTCTCTCGATGGGGGCTCTCTACAGATGAAAGAAGTAAAAGAAAAGTGGGCTTTGGTATCAAACATCCTCGTCCTGTATACCAACCTGCTGAGCTCTCTG ACACTCAAACAGATCGCTCAGGTCGCCCTCATATTCAATCAAGTGTCGCAAGTAATATGCCATTAGAAGAGGACGGGGATGACGATGCAGTGCCTGTAAAGCGCTCGCATGGCCCCAAGGACCGAAAAGGCCGGTCGGTCTCTCATTCACTGCTCTCTCGTTTTCGAACCGACGATCAGGAGCCTGTCATCCCATTCCAAAAGCACCATCGTCGCGACCGCCAAAATCAAGTTCCGCAACCAGTAGTGCCCCGTAAGCCCAAAGCACCAAAACCCAAAATTATCTCCTCGCgtcaagagaaagaggttTACATACCACGGACGATATCAACCGGTAATCTGGCAAAAATATTTGGTGTGAAGCTTTTTCCTCTACAAGCAAAGATGATGCAGCTAGACATGTCGGAAGACCAGAGGAGATCAGATTACCTCCTGAACGCAGAGGAAGCATGCAATATAGCGATTGAATATGGGTATAACCCTAtcgtggatgatgacgcCAGCTTTGACATCTACCCTGA TCCTGATCCAGTTGATGGGTCTGAGCAGCCCTTAAGGCCTCCTGT GATAACCATTATGGGTCATGTTGATCACGGCAAAACCACGCTTTTGGACTCTCTTCGTCATACATCTGTTGCTGCCTCTGAAGCTGGCGGTATCACACAACATATCGGTGCATTCTCTGTacccctttcttcccttctctcccaaGTCGACCCCTCTTCCGCTATATCTACTATCACTTTTCTTGACACTCCTGGTCATGCGGCATTCACTGCCATGAGAGCGCGGGGTGCGTCCGTCACTGACATCATCGTTCTCGTCGTGGCAGCAGATGACGGAGTCATGCCTCAAACAAAGGAGGTTATCGAACTTGCCAAGAGTGAAGGCGATAAAATAGGATTAGTTGTGGCTATCAATAAATGTGACAAGCCCGATGTGGATGTTCAGAAGGTAAAAAGTGCACTGGGAGCCGAGGGTATCTttctggaagaggatggtggtgatATTCCTAGCGTACGTGTCTCGGCCCTGAAGAAAACGGGTCTCGACGCATTAGTGGAAACCTTGTCGACGCTAGCAGAAATCAGGGATTTGAGAGCGAGGAGGGACGGGAAAGCAGAGGGCTATGTGCTTGAGTCAAGGGTAGATAAAGGCAGAGG GAACGTGGCTTCAGTGCTGATCACCAAAGGCGCATTGCGCACTGGAGCATCCATTGTTGCTGGCCACACATGGTGTCGCGTCCGTCAAATGCAAGATGACAAGGGAAAGCCATTACGCGAGGCTTTGCCTGGCACTCCCGTCTTCGTCACTGGTTGGAAAGACTTGCCTAGCGCTGGCGATGAGCTCCTTGAAGCAAAGTCTGGCGAAGACGAAGCGAAGAAAGCTGTCGGCAATCGAAAACGCGACGAAGAGAGGAAACGGCTCTTGGATGATGTTGAGCAAATCAATGCGAAACGCAAGGACGAGAGACAACGACTGGAAGCAGAAGCGGCGGCTGCGGCCGATGCTGTAGAGACAGGGAAAGACATCTTAGTCAATGTGCATAACAAGAAACCCGAATTCAAAATTTTGAACCTTTTGATCAAGGCGGATGTTAGCGGCACTGTAGAGGCTGTTGTCAGTTCTTTAGAACACATCGGGAACAAGGAAGCTGGAGTAAAAATTATTCATACAGGGGTTGGTGAAATATCGGAATCAGACGTTTCATTAGCCGAGGCTTCCGGGG CAACCATAATAGGATTCAACGTTACTGCGCCTCGGGCTATTCAAACTATTGCCAAGAATACCAACGTTTCTCTCCAATTGGAATCTGTCATTTACCGTTTGATTGACAAGGTCCGCTCAGATGTCGcatcacttcttcctcctactGTCGAATACTCTGTTAAGGGCGAAGCTACAGTTCTACAGCTTTTTTCAATAAATATCAAGCGGAAACAAACTGTCACGATTGCAGGATGTCGGGTGAACAACGGAGTAATCGACCGCACAGAAGGCGTTAGAGTTTTAAGAGGGCCGGAAAGAAAAGTGGTCTACGAAGGGTCTATCGAGACTCTGAAGCATCTGAAGAAAGATGTGCAAGAAGTCAGAAAAGGCATGGAATGCGGCATCGCTCTTGAAGGATTTGTGGATAtaagggaaggagatgaagttgTCACTTTTGTCAAGGTTGAAGTACCAAGGGAACTTTGA
- a CDS encoding hypothetical protein (Match to ESTs gb|CF191614.1|CF191614, gb|CF185746.1|CF185746, gb|CF185476.1|CF185476; HMMPfam hit to Asp, Eukaryotic aspartyl protease, score: 525.0, E(): 6.6e-155): MKTSAILIAALSAAASVEAGIHRMKLEKQTPSSTSLTGTFPPSPELEAKWLASKYLGQEYTDQMPLGGFGGAGKKFKSGNKHTEHPEQNDEERYWAQMVDQSAHSQMIDVLKGGHGVPLSNYMNAQYFATMEIGTPFQTFKVILDTGSSNLWVPSVKCTSIACFLHSKYDSSQSSTYKANGSDFEIHYGSGSLEGFISQDTVSIGDLVVKKQDFAEATKEPGLAFAFGKFDGILGLGYDTISVNHIVPPFYNMLNQHLLDEPVFSFRLGSSDEDGGEAIFGGIDDSAYSGELQYVPVRRKGYWEVELESISFGDEELELENTGAAIDTGTSLIVMPTDVAELLNKEIGAEKSWNGQYTVDCSTVSSLPVLAFTFGGKDYKLTGDDYILNAGGTCISSFTGMDIPAPIGPLWIVGDVFLRKYYTVYDLGKNAVGFAKSK; encoded by the exons ATGAAGACATCGGCCATCCTTATCGCTGCTTTATCTGCCGCCGCCTCGGTCGAGGCCGGCATCCACAG AATGAAACTGGAGAAGCAGACTCCGTCCTCGACTTCTCTCACTGGtacctttcctccttctccagaGCTAGAGGCGAAATGGCTCGCATCCAAATACCTCGGCCAGGAGTACACGGACCAGATGCCTCTCGGGGGTTTCGGCGGTGCTGGCAAGAAATTCAAATCTGGAAATAAGCATACCGAGCATCCCGAAcagaatgatgaagagaggtATTGGGCTCAAATGGTCGACCAGTCGGCTCATAGTCAGATGATTGACGTGTTAAAGGGTGGGCACGGTGTTCCCTTGTCCA ACTACATGAACGCCCAGTACTTCGCCACCATGGAAATAGGTACACCCTTCCAGACCTTTAAAGTTATCCTTGACACTGGTTCGTCTAATCTTTGGGTGCCAAGTGTTAAATGCACCAGTATCGCCTGCTTC CTTCATAGCAAGTACGACAGTTCTCAGTCTTCGACATACAAGGCCAATGGCTCTGATTTCGAGATTCACTACGGCTCTGGCTCTCTTGAGGGCTTTATCTCTCAGGATACTGTTTCCATTGGCGACCTTGTCGTCAAGAAGCAGGATTTTGCTGAGGCTACTAAGGAGCCGGGGCTTGCTTTTGCCTTTGGCAAATTTGATGGTATCCTTGGTTTAGGGTACGACACTATTTCTGTTAACCACATTGTGCCCCCCTTCTACAATATGCTTAACCAGCATCTTCTGGACGAGCctgtcttttccttccgCCTTGGCTCCTCTGATGAGGACGGTGGTGAAGCTATCTTCGGCGGTATTGACGATTCTGCCTATTCTGGCGAGTTACAATACGTGCCTGTGAGACGAAAGGGGTACTGGGAAGTTGAACTTGAAAGCATTAGCTTTGGTGACGAGGAACTTGAGCTGGAGAACACTGGTGCTGCCATCGATACTGGAACTTCTCTAATTGTGATGCCGACCGATGTCGCTGAATTGCTCAACAAGGA GATCGGTGCCGAGAAATCTTGGAATGGGCAATACACTGTTGACTGCAGTACCGTTTCTTCGCTCCCTGTGCTCGCCTTCACTTTCGGGGGTAAGGACTATAAGCTCACTGGCGACGACTACATCCTCAATGCCGGCGGTACCTgtatctcttctttcactgGAATGGATATCCCCGCTCCTATTGGCCCTCTTTGGATTGTTGGTGAT GTGTTCCTGCGCAAGTATTACACTGTATATGATCTTGGTAAGAACGCCGTGGGCTTTGCCAAGTCAAAGTAG
- a CDS encoding hypothetical protein (Match to EST gb|CF190037.1|CF190037; HMMPfam hit to Profilin, Profilin, score: 138.5, E(): 1.5e-38), translated as MSWQAYVDDHLVATGKVKKAAILGKQGGVWAASAGYNLSQQEQNAVTQTYFQQPDSVRANGITLNGFKFMCIQATPEEVIGRKGERGVFVIPTNQAILVAEYDAPTSAGEANVVVAKLADWLKSASY; from the exons ATGTCCTGGCAAG CGTACGTTGACGACCATCTCGTGGCCACCGGAAAAGTCAAGAAAGCCGCCATCCTGGGTAAACAGGGTGGTGTTTGGGCCGCAAGCGCTGGCTATAAC CTCTCCCAGCAAGAACAGAACGCCGTCACCCAGACATATTTTCAGCAACCCGACAGTGTCCGAG CCAACGGCATCACCCTTAACGGGTTTAAGTTTATGTGTATTCAGGCAACTCCTGAGGAAGTTATCGGTCGTAAAGGT GAACGAGGGGTTTTCGTGATCCCTACCAATCAGGCTATCCTTGTCGCTGAG TACGACGCTCCGACCTCCGCGGGCGAGGCCAATGTCGTGGTTGCCAAACTTGCCGACTGGCTCAAGAGCGCGAGCTACTAA
- a CDS encoding hypothetical protein (Match to ESTs gb|CF185262.1|CF185262, gb|CF185261.1|CF185261, gb|CF185198.1|CF185198), protein MFTPNAFTALIALLSTTSLVLATDYRLLVNKPSCQTIDQFRFNFETLCPVFETSNTTEYKGGLYFYPGDYQGQNADTQARVFCTYVNSTDNVVYSVTSELVTSLGGSIA, encoded by the exons ATGTTCACCCCGAATGCTTTCACCGCTCTCATTGCCCTTTTGTCCACTACTTCCCTTGTATTGGCCACCGATTATAGGTTACTCGTTAATAAACCTTCTTGTCAGACCATAGACCAATTCAGATTCAA CTTCGAGACACTATGCCCGGTATTCGAGACCTCTAATACAACAGAATATAAAGGCGGCTTATACTTTTATCCGGGCGACTATCAAGGACAAAACGCCGATA CTCAAGCTCGGGTATTCTGC ACATACGTCAACAGCACTGACAATGTCGTCTACTCTGTCACCTCTGAGCTCGTTACCTCACTTGGTGGATCGATCGCCTGA